From a single Aricia agestis chromosome 17, ilAriAges1.1, whole genome shotgun sequence genomic region:
- the LOC121735284 gene encoding guided entry of tail-anchored proteins factor 1-like, with amino-acid sequence MLEVLNGFLLVYFVILCTLSAIVPLLVKPISACFSRPSNEERETLSEIVRLKAEQSNISIKEEFAAYSKLQRKILKLETLLKDNSQSRISKSLAIKGSVHIILQVVIALLIVVSVIWFRREPIVAIKGNLYPMTSILQYPSDTPNAISTHIWVVISNVSIRSLIKPFL; translated from the exons ATGTTGGAAGTCCTTAATGGTTTTCTCCTGGTCTACTTTGTTATTTTATGTACACTTAGTGCTATTGTTCCGCTGTTAGTAAAACCT ATATCAGCATGTTTCTCCAGGCCATCAAATGAAGAACGAGAAACATTATCAGAAATTGTGAGGCTTAAAGCTGAACAAagcaatatttcaataaaagagGAGTTTGCTGCGTATTCAAAATTGCAAAGGAAGATTCTAAAGTTGGAGACATTGTTGAAAGACAACTCACAGTCAAGAATCAGTAAGAGCTTGGCTATAAAAGGTTCAGTACACATAATACTTCAAGTAGTAATTGCTTTACTAATTGTTGTGTCAGTGATATGGTTCAGGAGAGAACCAATAGTTGCCATCAAGGGTAACCTGTATCCAATGACTAGCATCCTCCAGTATCCTAGTGATACCCCGAACGCTATATCAACACATATTTGGGTGGTTATATCCAATGTATCTATTAGGTCTCTGATCAAACCTTTTCTATGA
- the LOC121735217 gene encoding glutathione S-transferase C-terminal domain-containing protein homolog, with translation MFLYLETFTSYEDYKKSKILTVPLESLIAYYVYKYCQPTEIGVYFVYNDTENRIESLQFCDKDISFKSKDDIPWQVASCLYPVVLNNDTIVTGLCAVSRHICKHKTSARRPEEHEEGLLGFRKGCLQAPNEASIWTKFCEIDILKSVTNILTSSNLKEVPINLIRFENHLNKPVKVHNVYKLARDIKKENQRIADEVNANKDVKNEARVPKQRKWKSKSQKEVEVDCCKQIQDLNISHQFAEGPFLTLADLVLLPSYYILFKLFGHSKFQVLFPLTHEWFQNITSLTNMKELEHLMSFPKINSIDVDNLIMPKTDDVSLYKSDPKRHNPKKRLFTKPEDIENALNVVKEGMELELSSIDFDNDVNWSAIPDGANPFAGHLPDSRNTRKSQQLENLTLAALSMAKDKDIIVDFCSGSGHLGILIAYLLPKTTVILLENKQQSLLRARERVYKMDLKNVYFFQCNLDFFIGKFDIGIALHACGIASDLVLDKCLKAGAKFVICPCCYGSLHATDRLVYPRSLKFKHLNVDQYLCIGHTADQTHKDHPLTVRGARCMAVIDSDRARLAEEFGYKVTLSRLKPLSCSDKNNLLIGVPS, from the coding sequence atgtttttatatttagaaaCATTCACTTCTTATGAAGATTATAAAAAGTCGAAGATTTTAACGGTACCACTGGAATCTCTCATAGCATACtatgtttataaatattgtCAACCTACAGAAATAggagtttattttgtttacaatgATACAGAAAATAGGATAGAAAGTTTGCAATTTTGTGATAAGGATATAAGTTTTAAAAGTAAAGACGATATACCATGGCAGGTAGCGTCATGCTTGTATCCCGTTGTGTTAAATAATGATACAATCGTAACTGGTTTGTGTGCTGTATCTAGACATATCTGCAAGCATAAGACTTCTGCGAGAAGGCCGGAGGAGCACGAAGAAGGGCTTCTTGGATTTCGCAAAGGATGTCTTCAAGCTCCGAATGAAGCGTCCATATGGACAAAGTTTTGTGAAATCGATATATTGAAGTCGGTCACAAATATTTTGACCTCAAGCAACCTCAAAGAAGTCCCAATAAACTTGATAAGATTCGAGAATCATCTAAACAAACCTGTCAAAGTTCATAATGTGTATAAATTGGCAAGAGATATAAAAAAGGAAAACCAAAGAATAGCTGATGAAGTAAATGCAAACAAAGATGTAAAAAATGAGGCTCGAGTCCCCAAACAAAGAAAATGGAAATCCAAGAGCCAGAAAGAAGTTGAAGTGGACTGCTGTAAACAAATACAAGATCTGAACATAAGCCATCAGTTTGCTGAGGGACCATTTCTAACATTAGCAGATCTTGTTTTGCTACCGTCATACTACATTCTTTTTAAACTCTTTGGTCATTCAAAGTTTCAGGTATTATTTCCTTTAACACATGAATGGTTTCAAAACATAACATCCTTAACAAATATGAAGGAGTTAGAACATTTAATGAGCTTTCCTAAAATAAATAGTATTgatgttgacaatttaataatgCCAAAGACAGATGATGTCAGTCTTTACAAGTCGGACCCAAAGAGACACAACCCAAAAAAGAGATTGTTTACAAAGCCGGAAGATATTGAGAATGCTCTGAATGTGGTTAAGGAGGGTATGGAGCTAGAACTGAGCAGTATTGACTTTGACAACGATGTCAATTGGAGTGCAATCCCAGACGGAGCAAACCCCTTTGCTGGACACTTACCGGATTCAAGAAACACTAGAAAATCACAGCAACTAGAAAACTTAACATTAGCTGCACTGAGTATGGCCAAAGATAAAGATATTATTGTCGACTTTTGTAGTGGAAGTGGACACTTGGGAATATTAATAGCATATCTGCTGCCAAAGACAACAGTAATTCTATTGGAAAATAAACAACAGTCACTGCTAAGAGCCAGGGAAAGGGTGTACAAAATGGATCtgaaaaatgtttatttctttCAATGTAATTTGGATTTCTTCATTGGAAAGTTTGACATAGGCATAGCACTACATGCTTGTGGCATTGCTAGTGATTTAGTCTTGGATAAGTGTTTGAAAGCCGGAGCCAAGTTTGTTATCTGCCCCTGTTGCTACGGATCACTACATGCTACGGATAGGCTTGTTTATCCCAGAAGTTTAAAGTTCAAGCATTTAAATGTTGACCAGTATTTGTGTATTGGCCACACAGCAGATCAGACACATAAAGATCATCCCCTTACAGTGAGAGGGGCTAGATGTATGGCGGTTATAGACTCGGACCGAGCGAGGCTAGCTGAAGAGTTTGGGTACAAAGTTACACTGTCCCGGCTAAAACCACTGTCATGTTCAgacaaaaacaatttgttaattGGTGTACCATCATGA